Proteins encoded together in one Pseudomonas sp. TCU-HL1 window:
- the leuC gene encoding 3-isopropylmalate dehydratase large subunit, with protein MAGKTLYDKLWDAHEVKRRDDGSSLIYIDRHILHEVTSPQAFEGLRLAGRKPWRIDANIATPDHNVPTTRAERQGGLEAIADEVSRIQVKTLDENCDDFGILEFKMNDVRQGIVHVVGPEQGATLPGMTVVCGDSHTSTHGAFGALAHGIGTSEVEHVLATQCLVAKKMKNMQVRVEGKLPAGVTAKDIVLAVIGKIGTAGGNGHALEFAGSAIRDLSVEGRMTICNMSIEAGARVGLVAVDEKTIAYVEGRPFAPKGANWDKAIAAWRELVSDADAHFDTVVELRAEEIIPQVSWGTSPEMVLPVDQRVPDPAVEVDPVKRGSIERALKYMGLVANQAITDIQLDRVFIGSCTNSRIEDLRAAAEVAKGRKVAATIKQALVVPGSGLVKQQAEQEGLDKIFIEAGFEWREPGCSMCLAMNPDRLESGEHCASTSNRNFEGRQGAGGRTHLVSPAMAAAAAVTGRFVDVRELIK; from the coding sequence ATGGCCGGCAAGACGCTCTACGACAAGCTCTGGGATGCTCATGAGGTGAAGCGCCGCGACGATGGTTCGTCGCTGATCTACATCGATCGTCACATCCTTCACGAAGTGACCTCGCCGCAGGCCTTCGAAGGGCTGCGCCTCGCCGGTCGCAAGCCTTGGCGCATCGATGCCAACATCGCCACCCCGGACCACAACGTGCCGACCACCCGTGCCGAGCGCCAGGGCGGCCTCGAAGCCATCGCCGATGAAGTGTCGCGCATCCAGGTCAAGACCCTGGACGAGAACTGCGATGACTTCGGCATCCTCGAGTTCAAGATGAACGACGTCCGCCAGGGCATCGTCCACGTGGTGGGCCCGGAGCAAGGCGCCACCCTGCCTGGCATGACCGTGGTCTGCGGCGACTCCCACACCTCCACCCATGGTGCGTTCGGCGCACTGGCCCACGGCATCGGTACCTCCGAAGTCGAGCACGTGCTGGCGACCCAGTGCCTGGTGGCGAAGAAGATGAAGAACATGCAGGTGCGCGTTGAAGGCAAGCTGCCCGCTGGCGTCACCGCCAAGGACATCGTGCTCGCCGTGATCGGCAAGATCGGCACCGCGGGTGGCAATGGCCACGCCCTGGAGTTTGCCGGCAGCGCCATTCGCGACCTGTCCGTCGAAGGCCGCATGACCATCTGCAACATGTCCATCGAAGCCGGTGCCCGCGTCGGCCTGGTGGCGGTGGACGAAAAAACCATCGCTTACGTCGAAGGCCGACCGTTCGCGCCGAAGGGCGCCAATTGGGACAAGGCCATAGCCGCCTGGCGTGAGCTGGTGTCCGATGCCGATGCCCACTTCGATACCGTGGTCGAGCTGCGTGCCGAAGAGATCATCCCGCAGGTCAGCTGGGGCACTTCGCCCGAGATGGTGCTGCCGGTCGATCAGCGCGTGCCGGACCCGGCCGTCGAAGTCGACCCGGTCAAGCGCGGTTCCATCGAGCGCGCACTCAAATACATGGGCCTCGTCGCCAACCAGGCGATCACCGATATCCAGCTGGACCGCGTATTCATCGGTTCCTGCACCAACTCGCGTATCGAAGACCTGCGTGCCGCCGCCGAAGTTGCCAAGGGGCGCAAGGTCGCTGCCACCATCAAGCAAGCGCTGGTGGTGCCGGGTTCCGGCCTGGTCAAGCAGCAGGCTGAACAGGAAGGCCTGGACAAGATCTTCATCGAGGCGGGTTTCGAATGGCGCGAGCCGGGTTGCTCCATGTGCCTGGCCATGAACCCTGACCGCCTGGAGAGCGGCGAGCATTGCGCGTCCACCTCCAACCGCAACTTCGAGGGGCGTCAGGGTGCGGGTGGTCGTACTCACCTGGTCAGCCCGGCCATGGCTGCCGCTGCTGCGGTGACCGGCCGTTTCGTCGATGTTCGCGAGTTGATCAAGTAA
- the leuD gene encoding 3-isopropylmalate dehydratase small subunit, with product MKAFTQHTGLVAPLDRANVDTDQIIPKQFLKSIKRTGFGPNLFDEWRYLDVGQPNQDNSQRPVNKDFVLNFPRYEGASVLLARENFGCGSSREHAPWALDEYGFRAIIAPSYADIFFNNSFKNGLLPIILKDEEVDELFQQCEASEGYQLTVDLAAQTVTRPDGKQYSFEVDAFRKHCLLNGLDDIGLTLQDAEAIRSFEDKYRQGSPWLFRDA from the coding sequence ATGAAAGCCTTTACCCAACACACCGGTCTCGTCGCTCCGCTGGATCGCGCCAACGTCGATACCGACCAGATCATTCCGAAGCAGTTCCTCAAGTCGATCAAACGTACCGGCTTCGGCCCCAACCTGTTCGACGAGTGGCGCTACCTGGACGTCGGCCAGCCGAACCAGGACAACTCCCAGCGTCCGGTGAACAAGGACTTCGTGCTGAACTTCCCGCGCTACGAGGGCGCCAGCGTGCTCCTGGCCCGTGAGAACTTCGGCTGTGGCTCCTCTCGTGAGCACGCGCCGTGGGCCCTGGACGAATATGGCTTCCGCGCCATCATCGCGCCGAGCTACGCCGACATCTTCTTCAACAACAGCTTCAAGAACGGCCTGTTGCCGATCATCCTGAAGGACGAGGAAGTCGACGAACTCTTCCAGCAGTGCGAAGCCAGCGAGGGCTACCAACTGACCGTCGATCTGGCGGCGCAGACCGTGACCCGTCCCGACGGCAAGCAATACAGCTTCGAAGTCGACGCTTTCCGCAAACACTGCCTGCTCAACGGTCTCGACGATATCGGCCTGACCCTGCAGGACGCGGAGGCGATCAGGTCCTTTGAAGACAAGTACCGTCAGGGCAGTCCCTGGCTGTTCCGCGACGCCTGA
- a CDS encoding class I SAM-dependent methyltransferase, translated as MSEKNHEQVVQRQFGEQASAYLNSAVHAQGSEFALLQAEVAGRDDARVLDLGCGAGHVAFQVAPLVGEVVAYDLSGHMLDVVASAAAERGLGNVFTQQGAAESLPFADASFDFVFSRYSAHHWSDLGVALREVRRVLKPGGVAAFIDVASPGRPLLDTHLQAVEVLRDTSHVRNYSPAEWLRQMAEAGLQTRSHTRQRLRLEFSSWIERMRTPSVFRDAILALQNAVGEEVRAYFEIDADGSFSTDVLVLWAER; from the coding sequence GTGAGCGAAAAAAACCATGAGCAGGTGGTCCAGCGCCAGTTCGGCGAGCAGGCCAGTGCCTACCTGAACAGCGCTGTGCATGCCCAGGGAAGCGAGTTCGCGCTGCTGCAGGCCGAAGTGGCGGGGCGCGACGATGCCCGCGTCCTCGATCTCGGTTGTGGTGCCGGCCACGTAGCTTTCCAGGTCGCCCCGCTGGTGGGCGAGGTGGTGGCTTACGACCTTTCCGGGCATATGCTCGATGTCGTGGCGAGCGCGGCTGCCGAACGTGGCCTCGGCAATGTGTTCACTCAGCAAGGCGCAGCGGAGTCGCTGCCTTTTGCTGACGCCAGCTTCGACTTCGTCTTCAGCCGCTATTCGGCACACCACTGGAGCGATCTGGGTGTCGCCCTGCGCGAAGTGCGCCGGGTCCTCAAGCCGGGCGGTGTAGCGGCCTTCATTGACGTCGCTTCGCCGGGGCGTCCTTTGCTGGATACCCATCTGCAGGCGGTGGAAGTGCTGCGCGACACCAGCCATGTGCGCAACTATTCGCCTGCCGAGTGGCTGCGCCAGATGGCCGAGGCGGGGTTGCAAACCCGCAGCCATACGCGCCAGCGGCTGCGCCTGGAGTTCTCCTCGTGGATCGAGCGCATGCGCACCCCCTCGGTGTTTCGCGACGCGATCCTGGCCCTGCAGAACGCTGTGGGCGAAGAGGTTAGAGCGTATTTCGAGATTGACGCGGACGGCTCCTTCAGCACTGATGTCCTGGTGCTCTGGGCCGAACGCTAG
- the leuB gene encoding 3-isopropylmalate dehydrogenase, with the protein MSKQILILPGDGIGPEIMAEAVKVLEVANDKFQLGFELTEDVIGGAAIDKHGVPLADETLERARKADAVLLGAVGGPKWDKIERDIRPERGLLKIRSQLGLFANLRPAILYPQLAEASSLKPEVVAGLDILIVRELTGGIYFGQPREQRVLENGERQAYDTLPYSESEIRRIARVGFDMARVRNKKLCSVDKANVLASSQLWREVVEEVAQDYPDVELSHMYVDNAAMQLVRAPKQFDVMVTDNMFGDILSDEASMLTGSIGMLPSASLDSNNKGMYEPCHGSAPDIAGQGIANPLATILSVSMMLRYSFNQTAAADAIEKAVSLVLDQGLRTGDIYSAGATKVGTREMGDAVVAALRNL; encoded by the coding sequence ATGAGCAAGCAGATTCTGATTCTTCCCGGCGACGGCATCGGCCCGGAAATCATGGCCGAGGCGGTCAAGGTGCTGGAAGTGGCCAACGACAAGTTCCAGCTTGGTTTCGAGCTGACCGAAGATGTCATCGGCGGCGCTGCCATCGACAAGCACGGCGTACCGCTGGCTGATGAGACCCTGGAGCGCGCGCGCAAGGCGGATGCCGTGCTGCTGGGCGCCGTGGGTGGTCCGAAGTGGGACAAGATCGAGCGCGACATCCGTCCGGAGCGCGGCTTGCTGAAAATCCGCTCGCAACTGGGTCTCTTCGCCAACCTGCGCCCGGCCATCCTCTATCCGCAACTGGCCGAGGCCTCCAGCCTCAAGCCGGAAGTGGTTGCCGGCCTGGACATCCTCATCGTCCGCGAACTGACCGGCGGCATCTATTTCGGTCAGCCCCGCGAGCAGCGCGTGCTGGAGAATGGCGAGCGTCAGGCCTATGACACCCTGCCGTACAGCGAGAGCGAAATTCGTCGCATCGCCCGCGTCGGCTTCGACATGGCCCGCGTGCGCAACAAGAAGCTGTGCTCGGTGGACAAGGCCAACGTCCTGGCCTCCAGCCAGCTGTGGCGCGAAGTGGTGGAAGAGGTGGCCCAGGATTATCCGGACGTCGAGCTCAGCCACATGTACGTCGACAACGCTGCCATGCAACTGGTGCGCGCGCCCAAGCAGTTCGATGTGATGGTCACCGACAACATGTTCGGCGACATCCTGTCGGATGAGGCTTCCATGCTCACCGGCTCCATCGGCATGCTGCCCTCCGCCTCGCTGGATTCGAACAATAAGGGCATGTATGAGCCTTGCCACGGCTCGGCACCGGACATCGCCGGCCAGGGCATCGCCAACCCATTGGCGACCATACTCTCTGTATCGATGATGCTCCGCTACAGCTTCAACCAGACCGCTGCCGCCGACGCCATCGAGAAGGCCGTCAGCCTGGTGCTGGACCAGGGGCTGCGGACGGGTGATATCTACTCTGCCGGTGCGACCAAGGTCGGTACCCGCGAAATGGGCGATGCAGTGGTTGCGGCACTGCGGAATCTGTAA
- the asd gene encoding aspartate-semialdehyde dehydrogenase, with protein sequence MKRVGLIGWRGMVGSVLIQRMLEERDFDLIEPVFFTTSNVGGQGPAVGKEIAPLKDAYSIDELKSLDVILTCQGGDYTNEVFPKLREAGWQGYWIDAASSLRMQDDAVIVLDPVNRRVIDQSLDAGTKNYIGGNCTVSLMLMALGGLFEAGLVEWMSAMTYQAASGAGAQNMRELIKQMGATHAAVADELANPASAILDIDRKVAEAMRGEDFPAENFGVPLAGSLIPWIDKELPNGQSREEWKGQAETNKILGRFKSPIPVDGICVRIGAMRCHSQALTIKLNKDVPIADIEGMISQHNPWVKLVPNQREISMRELTPTAVTGTLSVPVGRLRKLNMGSQYLGAFTVGDQLLWGAAEPLRRMLRILLER encoded by the coding sequence ATGAAGCGTGTAGGTCTGATCGGTTGGCGCGGCATGGTGGGTTCCGTGCTCATCCAGCGAATGCTGGAAGAGCGGGATTTCGACCTGATCGAGCCGGTGTTCTTCACCACTTCCAATGTCGGTGGCCAGGGCCCCGCGGTCGGCAAGGAAATTGCCCCGCTGAAGGACGCCTACAGCATTGACGAGCTGAAGAGCCTCGATGTGATCCTGACCTGCCAGGGTGGCGACTACACCAACGAGGTGTTCCCCAAGCTGCGTGAAGCCGGCTGGCAAGGCTACTGGATCGACGCGGCTTCCAGCCTGCGCATGCAGGATGACGCGGTGATCGTCCTCGATCCGGTCAACCGCCGTGTCATCGATCAATCCCTGGATGCGGGCACCAAGAACTACATCGGCGGCAACTGCACCGTCAGCCTGATGCTGATGGCCCTGGGCGGCCTGTTCGAGGCCGGTCTGGTGGAATGGATGAGCGCCATGACCTATCAGGCCGCTTCCGGCGCCGGCGCGCAGAACATGCGTGAGCTGATCAAGCAGATGGGCGCGACCCATGCGGCGGTGGCCGACGAACTGGCCAACCCGGCCAGCGCCATCCTCGATATCGACCGCAAAGTGGCTGAAGCCATGCGTGGTGAGGACTTCCCCGCCGAGAACTTCGGCGTGCCCCTGGCCGGTAGCCTGATCCCCTGGATCGACAAGGAACTGCCCAACGGCCAGAGCCGCGAAGAGTGGAAGGGCCAGGCCGAAACCAACAAGATTCTCGGTCGCTTCAAGAGCCCGATCCCGGTTGACGGTATTTGCGTGCGCATCGGCGCCATGCGTTGCCACAGCCAGGCGCTGACCATCAAGCTGAACAAGGACGTGCCGATCGCCGACATCGAAGGCATGATCAGCCAGCACAACCCTTGGGTGAAACTGGTTCCGAACCAGCGTGAAATCAGCATGCGCGAGCTGACCCCGACCGCCGTGACCGGCACCCTGAGCGTTCCGGTCGGCCGTCTGCGCAAGCTGAACATGGGCTCCCAGTACCTGGGCGCCTTCACCGTGGGCGACCAGCTCCTCTGGGGTGCAGCCGAACCGCTGCGCCGCATGCTGCGCATCCTGCTGGAGCGTTGA
- a CDS encoding aspartate-semialdehyde dehydrogenase, which produces MSQSLDIAVIGATGTVGETLVQLLDERDFPVGNLYLLASGESAGASVPFKGRNLRVRDVADFDFSQVRLAFFAAGEAVTRSFADRATAVGCSLIDLSGALDQGDAPSLVPEANPQLLAGLAAPYRLASPSASAVALACVLAPLKGLLKPQRLTVAASLAVSSRGREGVTELARQTAELLNARPLEPRFFDRQIAFNILAQAGTPDAEGHISLERRLVAEIKQLLGEPGMRISATCALAPVFFGDSLAVSLVAESAVDVAAVRERLAQAPSVEFVEEEGDYPTAVGDAVGQDSVYVGRVRGGLDDPCELNLWIASDNARKGAALNAVQSAELLIKHYLSKILT; this is translated from the coding sequence ATGAGCCAGTCCCTCGACATCGCCGTAATCGGCGCCACCGGCACCGTTGGCGAAACTCTCGTCCAGCTCCTCGATGAGCGGGATTTTCCGGTCGGTAACCTTTACCTGCTCGCCAGCGGCGAGTCCGCAGGTGCCTCGGTGCCCTTCAAGGGCCGCAACCTGCGAGTGCGAGATGTAGCCGACTTCGACTTCTCCCAGGTGCGCCTGGCGTTCTTCGCGGCAGGTGAGGCCGTTACCCGCAGCTTTGCGGACCGTGCCACGGCGGTGGGCTGTTCGCTGATCGACTTGTCCGGTGCCCTGGATCAAGGGGATGCGCCGAGCCTGGTGCCTGAAGCCAATCCGCAATTGCTTGCAGGCCTTGCCGCGCCCTACCGCTTGGCCAGTCCGAGTGCTTCAGCTGTTGCCCTGGCCTGCGTACTGGCTCCGCTGAAGGGCCTGCTCAAGCCTCAACGCCTCACTGTGGCGGCCAGTCTTGCGGTTTCCAGTCGCGGGCGTGAAGGCGTTACCGAACTGGCCCGGCAGACGGCGGAACTGCTCAACGCGCGCCCGCTGGAGCCTCGTTTCTTCGATCGTCAGATCGCCTTCAATATCCTGGCCCAGGCCGGCACACCGGATGCCGAAGGGCACATCAGTCTGGAGCGGCGCCTGGTCGCCGAGATCAAGCAGCTCCTCGGCGAGCCCGGCATGCGCATCTCTGCGACCTGTGCGCTGGCGCCGGTCTTCTTCGGCGACAGCCTGGCGGTTTCCCTCGTGGCCGAGAGTGCTGTGGATGTCGCTGCGGTCCGTGAACGCCTGGCGCAAGCACCGAGCGTCGAGTTCGTGGAGGAGGAGGGCGACTATCCGACCGCTGTCGGCGACGCCGTGGGGCAGGATTCGGTATATGTAGGTCGGGTTCGCGGAGGGCTGGATGATCCTTGCGAACTCAATTTGTGGATTGCTTCAGATAATGCAAGAAAAGGCGCTGCGCTCAATGCTGTGCAGTCCGCCGAGTTGTTGATAAAACACTATCTGTCAAAGATACTTACCTGA